A section of the Rhizobium sp. SSA_523 genome encodes:
- a CDS encoding RNA-directed DNA polymerase: protein MSDYSQKGDDPEYSLSAAFWEKGQALGFPIQFDLVLKHLRQDMRDDWYFDCLQYDDLFKNPDEAKHIVLSLLQEWNGVYLGTRSVVRNIPKKGYGERYGLETDFFDRFVYQAICTFLIPYYDSLLSHRVLSYRYDPAPQSSKYLFKNKIDRWFTFEGVTLTFARSNRHLLVTDLSNFFENISRAQIIAALERAIPEIVATGPEKLHIRNAISTLDRLLGQWTFSRDHGLPQNRDASSFLSNILLSSVDCEMAKKGYDYYRYVDDIRVLADSEIHARRALQDIIRELRKVGLNINASKTEILPPDVPQEKLVAYFPSQDSATTAINQMWQSRSRRIVTRSVEYIFGILNSCIEAGDTQTRQFRFAVNRVAQIVESGLFDVGDALSATLLDTLSRSLSEHAVSTDQYCRLISTLDRDGQCLPALEEFLLADERAIHDWQNYNIWMLLGSRRHRSDRLVDLAARKLLEDIRTGEAAAILIWLRCVNETELIRGCIEKFNELPYQNARYLLIASSVLHKEDLKPLHGHVPIYLKGTGPRAERHTSEDGLPFAKREAPDLLNLVNEVSEYD, encoded by the coding sequence ATGTCAGATTACAGTCAAAAAGGTGATGACCCCGAATATAGCCTGAGTGCTGCATTTTGGGAAAAAGGGCAAGCTTTGGGCTTTCCTATCCAGTTTGACCTCGTGCTCAAGCATCTGCGGCAGGACATGAGGGACGACTGGTACTTCGACTGTCTGCAATATGACGACCTATTCAAGAATCCGGACGAGGCCAAACACATCGTTCTGTCCCTGCTGCAGGAATGGAACGGTGTGTACTTGGGCACGCGCAGCGTTGTGCGTAACATTCCTAAGAAGGGTTATGGAGAACGTTACGGTCTTGAGACCGACTTCTTTGATCGTTTCGTCTATCAGGCGATCTGCACATTCCTTATCCCCTACTATGACAGTCTGCTGAGCCACCGAGTGCTCAGCTACCGCTACGATCCTGCGCCGCAGAGCTCCAAATACTTGTTCAAGAATAAGATCGACCGATGGTTCACATTTGAGGGCGTAACTCTGACATTCGCCCGCTCGAACCGGCACCTGCTGGTGACCGATCTTAGCAACTTTTTCGAGAACATTTCGCGAGCACAAATTATCGCAGCCTTGGAGAGGGCTATCCCAGAGATCGTAGCGACCGGCCCTGAGAAGCTCCATATTCGCAATGCTATCAGTACATTAGACAGGCTTCTGGGACAATGGACGTTCAGCCGCGACCATGGCCTACCACAGAACCGGGACGCATCTTCTTTCCTTTCCAACATCCTGCTCTCATCCGTTGACTGCGAAATGGCCAAGAAGGGTTACGATTATTACAGATACGTGGATGACATTCGCGTTTTGGCTGACTCAGAGATCCACGCGCGCCGCGCACTTCAGGACATTATCAGGGAGTTACGGAAAGTCGGCTTGAACATCAACGCTAGCAAGACCGAGATATTGCCGCCTGACGTTCCACAAGAGAAGTTGGTGGCCTATTTCCCTTCGCAAGACAGCGCGACCACCGCCATTAATCAGATGTGGCAATCTCGGAGCCGCAGAATTGTGACCCGATCTGTCGAATACATATTCGGTATCCTGAACAGTTGCATCGAAGCTGGGGACACTCAGACGCGACAGTTCCGCTTCGCGGTGAACCGCGTGGCCCAGATTGTGGAGTCTGGTCTCTTCGACGTCGGCGACGCACTATCAGCTACGCTGCTCGATACGCTTTCCCGATCGCTTTCGGAACATGCTGTATCCACAGATCAATACTGTCGGCTTATTTCAACGCTTGACCGAGACGGCCAGTGCCTTCCAGCTCTGGAGGAGTTTCTGCTGGCGGACGAACGAGCCATCCACGATTGGCAGAACTACAATATTTGGATGCTGCTTGGATCGAGGAGACACCGATCGGATAGATTGGTTGACCTCGCGGCTAGGAAGCTCCTCGAGGACATTAGGACCGGCGAGGCCGCTGCCATTTTAATCTGGCTGCGGTGTGTCAATGAGACGGAACTTATCCGCGGCTGTATCGAAAAGTTCAACGAACTGCCATATCAGAACGCCCGCTACCTCTTGATCGCTTCCTCGGTGCTTCACAAAGAGGACCTCAAGCCTCTACACGGCCATGTGCCGATCTACCTCAAAGGCACAGGGCCAAGGGCCGAGCGCCACACTAGCGAGGACGGTCTTCCCTTTGCAAAACGGGAGGCGCCCGATCTGCTGAACCTTGTCAACGAGGTCAGTGAGTATGATTGA
- the tehA gene encoding dicarboxylate transporter/tellurite-resistance protein TehA: MNLIPSTDAKPPDEPATIAIPVIPAAAFGIVLGLGGMANAWRAAEHLWHVPALAGQSIALFAIAVWILLLIGYAWKWFYLRQKALSEIEHPVHCCFVGLIGVSTMLVAALCLPYSSNVAHLLFWFGAVWTVLFAVWRTGGLWAGGREPTATTAVLYLPTVAGSYVVAIAGAPLGYSDIAQLAFGAGFFSWLAIESVLLNRLLTAPSLAEPLRPTIGIQLAPPAVGAVAYLSATSGAPDMLAHAMLGYALLQLLLMIRTLPWVMHQPFTAAYWAYSFGLTALATAMIRMADRGDAGIVADLAFPIFVSVNLAIALLVVMSLSAFVRGKLFPT, translated from the coding sequence GTGAACCTGATCCCATCCACCGACGCGAAGCCGCCTGATGAGCCCGCCACGATCGCCATCCCCGTTATTCCGGCCGCCGCCTTCGGCATCGTCCTCGGATTGGGTGGCATGGCAAATGCCTGGCGTGCAGCGGAGCATCTCTGGCATGTTCCCGCGCTCGCGGGACAATCGATCGCCCTGTTCGCGATCGCAGTCTGGATTCTGCTACTGATCGGCTATGCTTGGAAATGGTTCTACCTGCGCCAGAAGGCACTGTCTGAAATTGAACACCCGGTCCACTGCTGTTTTGTAGGTCTGATCGGCGTCTCGACGATGCTGGTAGCGGCGCTTTGCCTGCCATACTCCAGCAATGTCGCCCATTTGCTTTTCTGGTTTGGCGCAGTGTGGACGGTGCTCTTTGCGGTGTGGCGTACTGGTGGCCTGTGGGCGGGTGGGCGCGAGCCGACCGCAACAACGGCGGTTCTTTATCTGCCGACCGTTGCGGGCTCCTATGTCGTTGCCATCGCAGGTGCGCCACTGGGTTATTCTGACATCGCCCAACTGGCGTTCGGTGCGGGGTTCTTTTCCTGGCTCGCGATTGAATCGGTGCTTCTGAACCGCCTGCTGACGGCGCCAAGCCTTGCGGAGCCGTTGCGCCCGACGATCGGTATTCAGCTCGCCCCTCCGGCGGTGGGCGCCGTTGCCTATCTCAGCGCGACTTCGGGGGCGCCCGACATGCTGGCTCATGCCATGCTCGGTTACGCGCTTTTGCAACTGCTGCTGATGATCAGAACACTGCCATGGGTCATGCACCAGCCCTTCACCGCAGCCTACTGGGCCTATTCTTTCGGCCTGACGGCGCTGGCGACAGCAATGATCCGCATGGCCGATCGAGGTGACGCGGGCATTGTCGCTGACCTAGCCTTTCCGATCTTCGTCTCCGTCAACCTAGCGATTGCGCTTCTTGTTGTGATGAGTCTGAGTGCTTTCGTTAGAGGCAAGCTTTTTCCGACCTGA
- a CDS encoding DNA polymerase produces the protein MIDQPWKLLLFMKDFTGRGADCFYWFEDGRLLETHAQDVVKFSGAIVCHDFWMIRDALFDKTGAVPSTVVDLDEFRISTSGNPEDRLTREKQDVTAVFEQYGAEQEVCSAYKRMFNKGIPFDAEIASKAAAALEQMYLALLERAKVAGEAERFFTIEVPVYRLLQSAMAVGIFINRQRLSQMRAEAEHDYFICLKDYSAKHDMPLENPSRSALEEKLRSDGFELDDVSIEYLLEYVPHQRDFGSDTIALQAADAARRVLGSLTLSTTIMRPVLDVFGSRTSRIHLRSPSLQNISKKYRGIIAAREGYQLSYVDFDQYEVGIMAALSKDCELMKLYAAGDMYDLFATTHLGLSGNRKAAKQLFLSYAYGMSKKALIDAAVSLGVDRPRAKTAFGLFAQYESWKRSVWADFQANGRVATLLGNHYLRERGGPLTAKEQRSAVSQVVQGTASLIFKRALLDVGELDDVIIVLPMHDALLFEHRSADKPREVVMAFENAMTTTLGGVVRGKASVGSFATD, from the coding sequence ATGATTGACCAACCTTGGAAACTGCTCCTCTTCATGAAAGACTTTACTGGGCGGGGCGCAGACTGTTTCTACTGGTTCGAAGACGGAAGGCTGCTCGAAACTCACGCGCAGGACGTCGTCAAATTCTCCGGCGCCATAGTCTGTCATGATTTCTGGATGATACGTGATGCGCTTTTCGATAAGACAGGAGCGGTCCCAAGTACTGTCGTTGACCTAGACGAATTCCGAATATCCACCAGTGGAAACCCTGAAGACCGTCTGACACGCGAGAAGCAAGACGTAACCGCTGTTTTTGAACAGTATGGTGCCGAGCAGGAGGTATGCTCCGCTTACAAGCGGATGTTCAATAAGGGGATACCGTTCGACGCAGAAATTGCGTCCAAGGCAGCGGCGGCGCTTGAACAAATGTATCTTGCCTTACTTGAACGCGCGAAGGTTGCAGGCGAAGCGGAACGCTTCTTTACCATTGAAGTACCAGTCTACCGGCTCCTTCAAAGCGCGATGGCCGTTGGTATCTTTATCAACAGGCAACGATTGTCGCAGATGCGCGCCGAGGCGGAACACGACTACTTCATATGCCTCAAGGATTACTCTGCGAAGCACGACATGCCGCTGGAAAATCCGAGCAGATCGGCGTTGGAGGAAAAGCTGCGTTCGGATGGGTTCGAACTGGACGATGTTTCTATTGAATATCTCCTCGAGTACGTACCGCACCAACGGGACTTTGGGAGCGACACCATAGCCTTGCAGGCGGCGGACGCCGCACGGCGCGTGCTGGGGTCGCTTACCCTGTCGACCACCATCATGCGGCCGGTGTTGGATGTATTTGGTTCCCGCACCTCGCGCATCCATTTGCGCAGCCCCAGTCTACAGAATATTTCAAAGAAGTATCGCGGCATCATCGCCGCGCGCGAGGGCTATCAGTTGAGCTACGTGGACTTCGACCAGTACGAGGTCGGGATCATGGCGGCGCTCTCAAAGGATTGCGAGCTGATGAAGCTCTACGCCGCAGGTGATATGTATGACCTTTTCGCTACCACGCATCTCGGGCTCTCAGGGAACAGGAAGGCTGCCAAGCAGCTCTTTCTGTCCTACGCCTATGGGATGAGCAAGAAGGCGCTGATCGACGCAGCGGTTTCGCTTGGCGTAGATCGGCCTCGAGCCAAGACTGCTTTCGGACTATTCGCGCAGTACGAGTCCTGGAAGAGGTCGGTCTGGGCCGATTTCCAAGCCAATGGACGTGTAGCGACCTTGCTCGGCAACCATTATCTACGCGAGCGCGGCGGTCCGCTGACAGCTAAAGAACAACGATCTGCTGTCAGCCAAGTCGTTCAGGGGACCGCATCCCTTATCTTCAAGAGGGCACTGCTAGACGTTGGCGAATTGGATGACGTCATCATCGTCCTTCCAATGCACGACGCGCTACTCTTCGAGCATAGGTCGGCAGATAAGCCCAGGGAAGTCGTGATGGCTTTTGAAAACGCGATGACGACAACACTGGGAGGCGTGGTGAGAGGCAAGGCTTCTGTTGGCAGTTTCGCAACCGACTGA
- a CDS encoding aldo/keto reductase yields MSNANAKQSGTFRIGGDLEVNRLGYGAMRITGRGIWGEPANRAGALETLRRLPELSVNFIDTANSYGPDISEQLIREALYPYDGLVIVTKAGLVRTGPDAWHPLGRPEYLIQEAYRSAWKLGVEQIGLWQLHRIDPRVPRDEQFDAIRQLQSAGIIRHAGLSEVTIEDIEAAREVFPVATVQNRFNLADRGSEDVLDYCAANGIGFIPWYPLAAGQLTKPGSILSQLANQKGVSASQIALAWTLKRSPVILPIPGTSQVSHLEENVAAAGVELTDDEFSQLDEAGRQE; encoded by the coding sequence ATGTCGAACGCAAATGCTAAGCAGTCGGGAACGTTCAGGATCGGTGGTGACCTTGAGGTCAATCGCTTGGGTTATGGTGCCATGCGCATCACCGGGCGCGGCATCTGGGGAGAGCCCGCAAACCGCGCCGGCGCGCTGGAGACCCTGCGTCGATTGCCGGAACTTAGTGTCAATTTCATCGATACGGCCAATTCCTATGGCCCTGACATCTCGGAGCAACTGATCCGCGAAGCTCTGTACCCTTATGATGGGCTGGTGATCGTAACCAAGGCAGGACTCGTTCGGACGGGGCCAGATGCTTGGCATCCTCTGGGGCGCCCAGAGTATCTCATCCAGGAAGCCTATCGCAGCGCGTGGAAGCTAGGGGTCGAGCAGATCGGCCTCTGGCAACTGCACCGCATTGATCCGCGCGTGCCGCGAGACGAACAGTTCGATGCCATCCGTCAGTTACAGTCGGCGGGCATCATCCGCCATGCAGGCCTCAGCGAGGTCACCATCGAGGACATCGAGGCCGCGCGAGAGGTCTTTCCTGTCGCCACCGTACAGAACCGTTTCAATCTTGCCGATCGTGGCAGCGAAGACGTGCTGGATTACTGCGCGGCAAATGGCATCGGCTTCATTCCCTGGTATCCGCTGGCTGCCGGACAACTGACCAAACCGGGATCGATCCTTTCTCAGTTGGCCAATCAGAAAGGTGTATCCGCCAGCCAGATCGCCCTGGCCTGGACGCTGAAGCGCAGTCCCGTCATTCTGCCCATCCCGGGCACATCCCAGGTATCGCATCTGGAAGAGAATGTGGCGGCGGCCGGTGTCGAACTGACCGATGACGAGTTCAGTCAGCTTGACGAGGCCGGTCGTCAGGAATGA
- a CDS encoding MFS transporter has protein sequence MPPYFLALGTFAIGTEGFMIAPLLPTIAQDLGMSLSATATLVVVFTLVMSISSPITTVMTASLKRRSTLLVAMTLFTAGNLVAAFSSSFATLMLARILMAIASGLYVPGANSLAGVIVSPEKRGRALAIVSGGMTIAIALGLPLGAVVGHTFGWRSTFLAVALMGIVAILGILSGVRRDAGLQIAVASLSERVGVIRQRPVLRLLGVTLFWSIGAYTAYPYVAPYLTEVLDFGSSGIGATVSMWGIAAAIGVTVGGRLNDSFGSNRVVFWSLVLLGASFATLSLATRLAPSLALVPVLAAIAVWGFSVWSFFPAQMARLIAAGPVSQASVALALNTSTMYLGFSIGSAMGAGVIGTGTVWGIGAIAAISEVISIGLDRNHIRKA, from the coding sequence TTGCCGCCTTACTTCCTGGCGCTTGGCACGTTTGCCATCGGCACCGAAGGCTTCATGATCGCCCCACTTCTGCCGACCATTGCGCAGGATCTCGGTATGAGCCTGTCGGCCACCGCGACTCTCGTTGTCGTCTTCACGCTGGTGATGTCGATCAGCTCGCCGATTACCACGGTTATGACCGCAAGCCTGAAGCGTCGGAGCACCCTGCTGGTCGCCATGACGCTGTTTACGGCGGGTAACCTCGTTGCGGCTTTTTCATCCTCCTTCGCCACGCTGATGTTGGCCCGCATCCTGATGGCCATTGCCTCGGGGCTTTATGTTCCGGGTGCCAATTCGCTTGCCGGTGTCATCGTTTCTCCGGAAAAGCGTGGGCGTGCACTTGCGATCGTCAGCGGTGGCATGACGATCGCAATTGCACTCGGCCTGCCGCTGGGTGCCGTGGTCGGCCACACCTTCGGCTGGCGTTCAACATTTCTGGCGGTGGCCCTGATGGGGATCGTCGCGATCCTCGGCATTCTCTCCGGGGTACGCCGCGATGCGGGCTTACAGATTGCGGTTGCCTCGCTGTCCGAACGGGTCGGCGTGATAAGACAACGGCCGGTGCTGCGCCTTCTTGGGGTCACGCTCTTCTGGTCCATCGGCGCCTATACGGCCTATCCCTACGTTGCTCCCTATCTGACGGAGGTTCTGGATTTTGGATCGTCCGGAATTGGCGCGACCGTTTCCATGTGGGGCATTGCAGCAGCCATCGGCGTCACGGTCGGCGGACGCTTGAATGACAGCTTCGGGTCAAACCGGGTGGTGTTTTGGTCTCTCGTTCTGCTGGGGGCATCCTTTGCCACGCTTTCCCTTGCCACGCGGTTGGCGCCCTCCTTGGCGCTGGTGCCGGTGCTTGCGGCAATCGCCGTCTGGGGTTTCAGCGTCTGGTCCTTCTTTCCCGCCCAGATGGCACGCCTGATCGCGGCGGGGCCAGTGTCGCAGGCATCGGTGGCCTTGGCGCTCAATACCTCCACCATGTATCTCGGCTTTTCCATCGGCTCTGCCATGGGTGCCGGCGTCATCGGCACGGGAACGGTCTGGGGCATCGGCGCCATTGCGGCCATTTCGGAGGTGATTTCGATCGGACTGGATCGCAATCATATCCGCAAGGCATAA
- a CDS encoding ATP-binding protein: MTISKIHIENIRGFEKVSLTVNLRPNCTNILVAPNGFGKSSISTAFNCARGSKLNIDEKDKHKKKDAAVSRLSIECDGKTLHANSNLNEISGEFDIHVIKSNIEPKAKLPKINGVTIAKPYLEIPSLDLGPMFEKEKINFDINNYKPLFGDNSKVVPNLSTRCDDELLRSELLSVITSIDKLKQKKSSDLFEEMIEMVKGLEGTKASISDKVAAEYARKFDELPYLKAVFDLVMKHGQGNTWLDSAIICYILKDLSGSDRPNLKKWLQYAVYSRRLKSLKDFIGDINGAWVTAEIKETKGRVLVAFPDASSLSNGQRDLLYFGCNLLRTRETTSTRPCILLIDEVFDYLDDANIVVAQYFMSKLIDTYRAEGRQIYICLLTHLDPVYFKGYALKRQQTVYLGDTTQKISETMRKVIVHRDDTCWAADLSRHFLHYHPDDCDISEIFNSTYGIPKKHGKSHGFYAFLKEEWDKCVAGGGSYDPFAVCAYVRVQIERCTYSKIQNQPERERFLLECNGTANKLEFAESIGILVPEACLLLGVVYNDALHRKGAIDQSSTIALKLRNLGLQSMMKQAINW; this comes from the coding sequence ATGACGATCTCCAAAATTCACATCGAAAATATTCGCGGTTTCGAAAAGGTGAGTTTGACGGTCAATCTTCGCCCAAATTGCACTAACATCCTTGTTGCCCCAAATGGCTTTGGCAAGAGCAGCATATCTACTGCGTTTAACTGCGCTAGAGGCAGCAAGCTCAATATTGACGAAAAAGACAAGCATAAGAAAAAAGATGCGGCGGTATCACGTCTTTCCATTGAGTGCGACGGGAAGACGCTGCATGCAAATTCAAACTTGAATGAAATATCCGGCGAATTCGATATTCATGTCATTAAGTCAAACATCGAACCGAAAGCTAAACTTCCAAAAATAAATGGCGTCACAATTGCTAAGCCGTACCTAGAGATTCCGTCACTTGACCTTGGGCCTATGTTTGAAAAAGAAAAAATAAATTTTGATATAAATAATTACAAGCCGTTATTCGGGGATAATTCAAAAGTTGTCCCTAATCTATCTACCCGTTGCGACGACGAGCTTCTCAGAAGCGAATTACTTAGCGTGATCACCTCTATTGACAAGCTTAAGCAAAAAAAATCTTCTGACCTGTTCGAAGAAATGATCGAGATGGTAAAGGGTCTAGAGGGAACAAAAGCATCAATTAGCGACAAGGTCGCAGCCGAATACGCTCGGAAATTTGATGAACTGCCGTATCTCAAGGCGGTCTTTGATCTGGTGATGAAGCACGGGCAAGGGAACACTTGGCTTGATAGCGCCATCATATGCTACATACTGAAGGACCTGAGCGGGTCCGACAGGCCAAACCTGAAGAAATGGTTGCAGTACGCCGTCTATTCCCGACGCCTCAAATCTTTGAAAGATTTCATCGGAGACATAAATGGAGCTTGGGTAACTGCTGAAATAAAAGAAACCAAAGGTCGCGTCCTAGTCGCTTTCCCCGACGCCTCATCGCTCTCAAATGGGCAGCGCGATCTTCTGTACTTCGGCTGCAATTTGCTACGAACGCGCGAGACAACTAGCACGAGACCCTGCATCCTGTTGATAGATGAAGTCTTCGATTATCTTGATGACGCGAACATCGTTGTTGCTCAATATTTTATGAGCAAGTTAATCGACACGTATCGAGCAGAGGGTAGGCAGATTTACATTTGTCTACTGACCCACTTAGACCCGGTGTATTTCAAAGGCTACGCGCTTAAGCGCCAGCAGACCGTATACCTTGGAGACACCACGCAGAAAATTAGTGAAACTATGCGGAAGGTCATCGTGCACCGAGACGATACATGTTGGGCGGCAGACCTTTCTCGACACTTCCTTCATTATCATCCCGATGACTGTGATATCTCGGAGATATTCAACTCCACATACGGAATACCCAAGAAACACGGCAAAAGTCACGGCTTCTACGCGTTTTTGAAGGAAGAATGGGACAAGTGTGTTGCTGGCGGCGGAAGCTACGATCCTTTCGCAGTTTGTGCCTATGTCCGAGTGCAGATCGAGCGATGCACTTACTCTAAAATCCAGAATCAACCGGAGCGAGAGAGGTTTCTGCTCGAGTGTAATGGCACTGCAAACAAACTAGAGTTTGCAGAGTCTATAGGTATTCTCGTCCCGGAAGCATGCCTTCTGCTAGGAGTGGTGTACAACGACGCCCTGCATCGAAAGGGCGCAATCGATCAGTCTTCTACCATCGCTCTTAAACTCAGAAATTTAGGGCTTCAAAGCATGATGAAGCAAGCGATCAACTGGTAG